DNA from Bacteroidota bacterium:
ATCTGACTACATCGCTTATTTACGATCATGATGTGGTTCTGGATAAGAAGGATGGCAAAACAGGCCCTGGTACCCAGTTCAAGGAAGTTTTCGGAGTTGGATTGTCGGTTAAGTTCTAAAAATCTTCCTCTCCTTTTTTCATTAGCTCTTTTGTCGATAGCAATCCGCATGCTGCGTAAATATCCTGTCCCCGTGAGGCTCTCAGGGTGGTTTGTATACCTTTTGCTGTGAGCCTGTTTCTGAAATCCAGGATGGTTTGTTCATCGGAGGATTCCAGGGGAGTTCCCGGGATGGGATGAAAGCGGATCAGATTGATCCTGCAGCGAAGACCATGTAATAAGCGCACCAGTTCGTTGATATGACGGGGAGTATCGTTCAGTCCGCGGAACATTATATATTCGAATGATATTCTTCTTTGCCGACCAAGATCAAACGACTTCAGGGTTTCTATGACCTTTTTCAGGGGATAGACATTTTCAATGGGCATCAGCTTTTTTCTTTCCTCCTCAAATGGTGTATGAAGACTAACCGCAAGATGAACTGTAGATTCTTCCAGGAAGCGCTTCATCGCAGGAATAATACCGATAGTAGAGACAGTTATCCTGCGGGAGCCCATCGCAAAACCCCAATCGGAAGTCAGTATTTTTAAGCTTTTCAATACTTCATCAAGGTTATCGAGCGGTTCCCCCATCCCCATATAAACAATATTGGTCAGGTTATCTTTTTCCGGTAAACTGCGTATTTGGTTTACTATTTCTCCTGCACTCAGATTTCCCTGAAACCCCTGACGTGCGGTCATGCAGAACAAACATCCCATTTTACAGCCTACCTGGGAGGAAACGCAAAGTGTATTCCTGGTCTTTTCAGGAATATAGGCCGCTTCGATAAACCTTCCCTGAAGCGAACGATAGAGATACTTCTTTGTGCCATCGGATGATACCTGTACTTTTTCAGGGTCGGTCAGCCCTAGTGAAAAATTATTTTCCAGGATCTCCCGGGTCTTCTTCGACAGGTTGCTCATTTCATCGATGGAACGGATATTCTTGTGATAAAGCCAATCGCTGAGCTGACGGGCAGTGAATTTTGGCAATCCCAAATCTAAACAAACAGATTCGAGTTCTCCTGGGGTTTTACCGAAAAGTGATGGCTTCATCCGTAAGTATTTTTTAAATTAAGGTCGGATAGCTTGTCCGCAACCTGAAACCTGCAACCTGTAGCTTGTAGCTTGTAGCTTGTAACTTGTAACTTGTAACTTTATATTTATCATCCACAATATCTCTATACTAAAAATAGATTTCCGCCAGAATGTTTGACCAGGGAATGCCCTTGTTTAGTAGTATCTCCCTGACATCAACCACCATCTCAGCCAGGCCGCAAAGGTAATACTTTCTGTCGCTGGGAAATGAATCCTGCTCATGCAGAAATGAGGTAAGCCTTCCCGGATAAATACCTTCCCCCCTTTCCCGGGAACAACATCTTATATAATCTTTGTCCAGTGTGTCAATCCATTCATCAGCAAAATAAAATCCTTCCAAAGTGCGGTTGCCATGGATCAGTACCTTTCCTATCCCCAATCCCGACCGTAACATACTGATGAAAGGCGCAATTCCGGTTCCTGAAGCAATCCAATAAGCTTTTTCTTCAGCGCAGGTAAAAGATCCAAAAGGTTGTGACATGTAAACTGGACTTCCGGGTTTCAACCTGCACAGTTGCGGAGTTAGTTCACCATCAGGTTTAACATTATAAAGTAATTGTATTTCTTCCTGAAATAGGCCGCTGGCAATACTATATACTCTTTGGGGACCATCCGGTTTCAGGGCGATTGAAACAACCTGGCCGGGTATAAAATCAA
Protein-coding regions in this window:
- the rlmN gene encoding 23S rRNA (adenine(2503)-C(2))-methyltransferase RlmN gives rise to the protein MKPSLFGKTPGELESVCLDLGLPKFTARQLSDWLYHKNIRSIDEMSNLSKKTREILENNFSLGLTDPEKVQVSSDGTKKYLYRSLQGRFIEAAYIPEKTRNTLCVSSQVGCKMGCLFCMTARQGFQGNLSAGEIVNQIRSLPEKDNLTNIVYMGMGEPLDNLDEVLKSLKILTSDWGFAMGSRRITVSTIGIIPAMKRFLEESTVHLAVSLHTPFEEERKKLMPIENVYPLKKVIETLKSFDLGRQRRISFEYIMFRGLNDTPRHINELVRLLHGLRCRINLIRFHPIPGTPLESSDEQTILDFRNRLTAKGIQTTLRASRGQDIYAACGLLSTKELMKKGEEDF
- a CDS encoding oxidoreductase, which gives rise to MVAQSFPRNSNKLLDVKIIRHEEISPGVFVVSLSRKFDFIPGQVVSIALKPDGPQRVYSIASGLFQEEIQLLYNVKPDGELTPQLCRLKPGSPVYMSQPFGSFTCAEEKAYWIASGTGIAPFISMLRSGLGIGKVLIHGNRTLEGFYFADEWIDTLDKDYIRCCSRERGEGIYPGRLTSFLHEQDSFPSDRKYYLCGLAEMVVDVREILLNKGIPWSNILAEIYF